A single Hippocampus zosterae strain Florida chromosome 1, ASM2543408v3, whole genome shotgun sequence DNA region contains:
- the si:ch1073-303k11.2 gene encoding leucine-rich repeat neuronal protein 4 yields the protein MTPLRRNPTVLLLFLRAWPLLHSHLVTDAASTSPPITRPRFTFITGLGADYDEDYDEEDDSASKRPPDALATTRMQFLQRELCKFNPCLENQVPCAKLLAETGCLCPGISGVDQPPHSPRLQSMIPIHKGEVEVKWCAPTSVVTQYRVVVEGKDGKTIQFGEDSRQGLVGSLEVGTKVCVEAVNKAGHSIPTEFSCMRYDPPSSSDYEVLVGIIGGGILLLVLISSVILWRCCKKRHAKRDSADGLGNPSYSTEGTL from the coding sequence ATGACACCACTACGTAGGAACCCAACTGTTCTTCTCCTTTTCCTGAGGGCCTGGCCTCTCCTTCACTCCCATCTTGTCACTGATGCTGCTTCTACATCTCCTCCAATCACTCGTCCACGTTTCACATTTATTACTGGCCTTGGGGCAGATTACGATGAGGATTATGATGAAGAGGATGACTCCGCCAGCAAACGTCCTCCGGATGCACTCGCCACCACACGGATGCAGTTTTTACAACGGGAGCTCTGCAAATTTAACCCCTGCTTAGAGAATCAGGTGCCCTGTGCCAAGCTGTTGGCAGAGACTGGTTGCCTCTGCCCCGGTATCAGTGGAGTTGATCAACCTCCTCATTCACCACGGTTGCAGTCAATGATACCAATTCATAAGGGGGAAGTTGAGGTCAAGTGGTGTGCTCCAACCTCTGTGGTGACTCAATacagagtggtggtggaggGAAAAGATGGAAAAACTATACAGTTCGGGGAAGATTCTCGACAAGGCTTGGTGGGGTCTTTAGAAGTTGGAACCAAGGTGTGTGTGGAGGCGGTTAACAAAGCAGGACACAGCATACCCACAGAGTTTTCCTGCATGCGATATGACCCTCCCTCTTCATCAGACTATGAAGTCTTGGTCGGTATTATCGGAGGAGGAATTCTTCTCTTGGTCCTCATCTCAAGTGTGATTCTCTGGAGATGTTGTAAAAAACGACACGCAAAGAGAGACTCAGCTGATGGACTTGGAAACCCATCATACAGCACAGAAGGGACGTTGTGA